GCTACTCGTATATTATTACCCGCTGCTAAAGCGGCACTAGCATCTGAACCGTAGAAAGGAAAAATATCTACTTTATAAGGAATCTTTTTCTCAAGGCAAATTTTTACTAGAGATTTGCGCATATCTAGATCATAAGGTCCTGATGAATCTTTTGCACATATTGATACACAATTCTCACTTCCTTGCTGTCCATCACCAACTACTCCCATGTCGACGGCAACCAGTTCATGGGTATTTTGAGGAATAAAACTAGAGCCATGCCCCACTTCTTCATAGTTACTGATGAAAAAGTTAATAGTATTAACGGGAGTTATATTTTGTTTTTTTAAAGTTTTAATTGTCTGCAAGATTATTGCTACCCCTGCTTTGTCATCTAAATGACGGGATTTTATATAACCGGATTTAGTTTTAAAAACTCTTGCATCAAAGGAAACAAAATCTCCAACAGCTATGCCTAATTTTTCTGCATCTTCTTTAGTATTTATATTTTCATCTACTCTGATTTCAATGCTATTTTTATCTCTGGTTTGTTTAGCTGTATCCCCACCATGTACATGGACCGATCCCTTAGTTAGCACAAAACTACCAGTGTAGTCGCCTTTACAACTATGTATTGTACAATTTTCAGTTTCTATACTGTTAAAGTCAAATCCTCCAATTAAGCTGATTGCTAACCTGCCATTTCCCTTGATTTCTTTTACCATAGCTCCTAGGGTATCAATGTGGGCAGAAACAGTTATCGCAGATTCTTTTTCACCGGGTATAGTAGCGATAAGTCCTCCTTTTTCATTTGCATAAACTTCAACACCCAGGTCCTTAATTTCCTTCTTTATTTTCCGTTGGATATTAGCAGTATTTCCAGTAACTGATGGCGTATTACATAGTTCAGTTAGTTTTTCAACTATATAATTTTTTTCAAAGTCCATTTGATTTCCCCCTTTAGTGATTTTTCTTAATAATATCATAATATCTACTATTTATGAACTAAAATATGGTATGATATCTTTAAAAAGAGATTAAGGATGGTGTTTATGTATACCTATAGAGGTAATATCCATGTACACTCCAAGCTTTCTGATGGAACAAGAAGTGTAGAGGATATAGCACAGATAGCAAAAAAGGCGGGACTTGATTTTGTCTGCATAACTGACCATAACTGCTTTGCATTTGAAAAAACTGGTTACTACGATGGACTCCTGTTAATAATGGGTAGTGAGCTAAATAAGAAAAAACATCATTATTTAGCTTTAGGAATTTCCAATGAAATTAAAACAAATTGTGATAATCCACAAGTAGTTATAAATGAAGTTAAAGCTCAGGAGGGTATAGGTATAATTGCTCACCCTTGCGAAAAAGGCTCAAATGTAATGTTTAATGGTGCTAGTTTTCCGTGGACTAATTGGGATGTGTATGGGTATGATGGAATTGAGGTATGGAACTTTTGCTCACAGTGGAAAGACCAAACAAAAAATAAAAGAGAAGCTTTAAAAAATTTAATTTTCTCTCCATATAAACCCATAACAGGCCCATGTAAAGAAAGCATGGCTATATTTGACAAAGTTAGTCAAAATAGAAAAGTGTTTGCAATAGCGGGGACTGACATACATAGTCCCCAAATTGGTCCATGGGAGATTTTATCCTATAAACAGTTATTCAATGCACTCAATAATTATGTACTCACTGATAAGAGGTTACCTAAAGATGCCCTAGAAGCTGAAACAGTAATTTTAGATAGTTTAAGAAAGGGTCAGAGTTATTTTGCATTTGAAGTTAAGCATTTAGCAAAGGGGTTTAACTTTTGGATTTCAGATAATAAAGATACATTTGGTATCGGAAGCGATCTATGTTTTAAAAAGAACTTAAAGGCAGTTATTAGATTACCTAGGAACTTAATAGCGGAGATTTATTTAAAAAAAGATGGAAAGACCATTTACAAAGCAAAAGAATCTAAAGCGGAAGTTAAAGTTAATGAAAGGGGGATTTATAGAGTGGAGGTTTGGGAAGGATCAAGCCCATGGATATTTTCTAATAATATTTATGTTAACTGACTTTGGATAAAAAAGCCACATGTATATGCTTTAGCAAAAAAAGAGGGCTGCTATAAACAGCCCGAGTATTATGCTAACTATAAAAATCGCTAGGATAAGTGTTTAATTTAGTTTTTGCACTCCGTCTTTTATGACTATACGTAGAACTGTTAATGTTTCTAAACTTTTTCGTATGGTTTATGGGAATGTCTAACTCGTGGCTAAATTCTGTGCTACTGTAGCTATCATGCCCCAAGTCTTTTGTTGAACAAAACCTACTTCTGTAATTATCTTTTTTTGGCAAGACAAGGCCTCCTTTTTGGTTGGCTACTATTACTTTGTGCTAATTTTTGTGAAATTATACACTAAAAAAACAAGGTATATCGGTTAATTGTTCAGGAGAAACTAATTAAGGAGAAGTTAAACTGGAGGTATTTAATAATGCCTGAAGCATTAAATGTTTTCTTAAGAGCAGCTTTACTTTACTCCATAGTGCTATTGATGATGAGGCTTATGGGAAAAAGAGAGATAGGCCAACTCTCTCTTTTTGACTTAGTTGTTGCTATTATGATTGCTGAGCTTGCTGCGATACCAATGGAAGATACAACTGTTCCTTTACACATTGGTATTATACCTATAGCAACGTTAGTAGGGGCTGAAATGTTATTGTCTTACATTACGCTAAAGAGTGAAAAATTAAGAAAAGCAATCGAAGGTACTCCAAGTATCATTGTAGAAGAGGGTAAGATATTAGGAAAAGAAATAGAGCGTTTGCGTTACAGTGTTACAGATTTGGTTTCGCAACTAAGGGAAAAGGATATTAGTAATATTTCTGATGTTCAGTATGCAATACTTGAAAATAACGGTGAACTAAGTGTGATTTTAAAGCCTGAAAAGCGACCTCTTACTCCTGGTGATGTTGGAATTAACCCTCCTGCTGGTGGCCTGCCACTACCTTTGATTTTAGATGGGCAGATTCAAAGCGAGAATTTAAAGAGAGCCAACAAAGATATTAAGTGGTTGGAGAACATAGTTAAAAAGGAAGGATATAAAATCGAAGAAGTTATTTATGCTCATGTCGATGCTCAAGAAAACACTTATGTCTGTAGAAAGGATATTGAAAGGGAAGTTCCATAAAAAAAGCCACCTAAAAAGGTGGCTTAATGTATATGCAGTATAGGTTTGATGGTGCGCCTACCAGGATTTGAACCTGGGCTCCCGGTTCCGGAGACCGGTGCTCTATCCCCTGAGCTATAGGCGCTGATTGTCAACTTATAGTATACCATAAAGTCATAAAAAAGCAAGGTAGTTACTTTACTAACAGCCTTGCTCCAACAATCATAAGAATAGTCCCTATAACCCTAGTGGCTCCTATGGGAATTCGTTCTAAGGTAAAAATGCCAAAATGGTCTAATATCACAGCGGTAACAAGTTGTGCAATTAATATAACTGATATTCCTAGGGCTGCTCCAGTTCTTGCTATAGTAAATGCCACAGCAACAATTATTACTACGCCCAAAATGCCGCCTAAAAAGAAGTAATGAGGGTGGGTTTTAGCTAAAGTAAATTTAGGCATTGTTCCGAAAAAAATAACTGCAATTATACTAGCTGCTAAACCAATAGCATGAACGACTAAAGACATTTCAATAACGCCGATTTTTTTTCCTAAAGCTGAATTAACTGTCCCTTGAAATGTCATGGCAGCACCGCTTATAGCTGCAACAAGCAATGGTAAAATAGTTTTAATCAAGTTTAAGCACTCCTTGTTGTTATTTTTAATGAGGGTACTTTTGTAGTATTATCATTACATAACAAAAATATAAATGGAGGTTATAAAATGGAGAGCAAAGTTGAAACTATAGTTAAATGGAACGGTGATACCAAGTTTGAAGGACAGAATAGTCAAGGGAATACTATAGATATGAATCCTAATCAGCAGGATGGTTTAAGGCCAACTCAATTGGTTTTGATGGCAATTGGCGGTTGTACAGGAATAGATGTGGTGCAAATGTTAGAAAAAATGAAACAACCACTTAAAGGGTTGTCAATAAAAGTAGATGGGGTTAGAAGGGAGGAACACCCAAAAACTTATGAAATAATCACAATAAAATATTCTTTTGAAGGGGAATTAGATGAAAAAAAAGTACATAGAGCTGTGGAGCTATCGCAACAAAAGTACTGTGGCGTCTCTAATATGTTTGTTCCTACAGCAAAGATAGAGTATATATTGGAAATAATTAAATAAGAGGGTATAATTTTAAATAGATATTAAAAAATAAAAGGTATTGACTGGTAATTAACAACCATATATAATGTAAGTATACAAACCATGTATAGATTATAGAGAAGGTGATGGGATGAAGATTTCTGCAAAAGGAGATTATGCTTGTAAGGCGGTTTTAGAACTAGCTCTAAAATACTCCCAAGGTAAACCGGTGCAAATCGGAGAAATTGCAAAGAATCAAAAAATACCATTAAAGTATTTGGAGCAAATTTTAGTTGTTTTAAAAAAAGGTGGACTGGCCAAAAGTAAAAGAGGAGCAGAGGGAGGGTATCTGCTAGCAAAAGAACCTCAAAATATAACTGTGGCAGATGTTATAACTCTAACCGATGGACCATTTGTAACGACTCCCTGCTCAGATGACAAGTGTGAAACTTATGATGATTGTTGTTTTTTACCTATATGGAGCAGATTGGAAAAAGAAATACACAAGGTATTATCTGAAACAGACTTTGCACAATTATGCGATAATGCTAATAAAAGGCGACAGCTAATGTATTATATATAAGCAATGAAAGGTAATCTAATTATGTAAGGAGATGGTTTAAATGATATATAATAATATTAATGAGTTAATTGGCAAGACTCCTCTAGTAGAGGTTCTAGATCCTAGCTTTCATGGGCGGTTAATTTTAAAATTAGAATTTTTTAATCCAGGAGGCAGTGTAAAGGATAGGATTGCACTGGCAATGTTTGAAAAAGCTGAACAAGAAGGGACGATCACTCCCGGTGAAACTACTATTATTGAAGCAACCTCTGGCAATACAGGAATAGGGTTGGCGATGGTAGCAGCATCTAAAGGATATGAACTTATTCTGACTATGCCTGATACTATGAGTATTGAAAGAAGAAAACTATTAAAGTCCTTTGGTGCAAATCTAGAACTTACAGAAGGTAAAAAAGGAATGGCTGGAGCAATTGATAGGGCAAAAGAATTAGCTGAGGCAAACAGTAAGTCATTTATCCCTAGTCAGTTTTTTAATGATGCAAACCCTGAGATTCATAAAGAAACAACTGCTATAGAAATTTTAAAAGACACAAATGAAAATGTGGACTATTTTGTAGCCGGTGTGGGTACAGGCGGAACTATAACAGGAGTGGGGCAAGTATTAAAAGAAAAAATAAAAAACATAAAAATAATAGCTGTTGAACCAGAAGATTCTCCTATATTATCTGGAGGAAAACCAGGACCCCATAAAATTCAAGGTATAGGCGCAGGATTCGTTCCAGAAATCCTTAGAAAAGAAGTAATTGATGACATAGCGACCGTTGGGCATGAGGAATCCTATGATGCTAGTCGATGGTTGGCAAAAAAACATGGTGTTTTAACTGGGATATCTTCAGGTGCAGTTTTAAATGTTGCTATAAAAATAGCAAGGGATGTCAACAATAAAGATAAAACGATAGTTGCTATAATGCCTGATAACGGTGAGAGATATTTGTCTACTCCCTTATATGAAGAAGTTTAAATAAAAATAAATGAAAATTTAAAGGTGGTATAAAATGGATCCAGTGGCATTTAACATAGGTCCTATTACCGTGTATTGGTATGGGATAATAATAGGAGTAGGAGCTTTAACAGCATTATTTTTAATAAAAACTCTAGGTAAAAAAGAAGGGGTTGACCCTGAGATTTTCGATGAATTTTTACTTATTGCTTTGCCTATCGGTATTATCGGTGCGAGATTATACTATGTGCTTTTTAATCTTGATGCATATAGAGGTGATTGGGCAAGAATATTTTCTATATGGGAAGGTGGATTGGCTATACATGGTGGTGTGTTAGCTGGTACTGTAGTTGCTTATTTTTTTGCAAAAGTAAAAAAAATAGATTTTTGGCAGTTAGGGGATTTGGTTGCACCTGGACTAATATTAGCACAAGGTATTGGTAGATGGGGAAATTATGTTAATCAAGAGGCTTATGGTTATGAGACTGATTTACCATGGGCTATGTATATTGATGGGGCGTATAGACACCCAACTTTTCTTTATGAATTTATTTGGAACTTGATTGTATTTGGTATACTCCTAGTTTTAAGAAAGAAAAAACTAGCTAGGGGTTCAATATTTGCTTTTTATTTAATTGGATATTCAGTTGGAAGGTTTTTTATAGAAGGATTTCGGACCGACAGTTTAATGATAGGATCTATCCGTACAGCCCAGCTAATTAGCGTAATACTTATATTAGTGGGTTTAGGATTATATTATTACTTAAATAAATATAAAGCTAAATCTTAAATTTAAAGTCCAGTGTCTCTATAGAATTGATGAGGCGTTGGGCTTTTTGATACAGAACCAGTTGAATATTGACAATAGAAGGTATAAACTATAAAATTATAACATATACCTATACGGTTAGGGGGTAATAATGTGGGCTGTGAAAAACAAAAGTTGTTAGATCGGTTAAAGAGGATAGAAGGTCAAGTTCGTGGAATCCAAAAAATGGTTGATGATGAAAGGTATTGTGTAGATGTCCTTACGCAACTAGCTGCTGTTAGAGCAGGTGTAAATAAGGTAGGTTTAATGGTTTTAGAGGGACACACAAAAGGGTGTGTGGCTCAAGCTTTTGAGAATGATAATGAGGAAAAGGCTATTGAAGAGCTTTTAGAAGTTATGGGCAAATTTTTAAAATAAGGAGTGATTATAAATGGTTAAAGTTATTTTTAGTGTATCCGGAATGTCATGTGAACACTGTAAAAATGCAGTTGAAAAAGCATTAAATAAACTAGAAGGAGTACAAACTGTTCAAGTTGACTTACAGCTAGGTGAGGTAGCTATAAGTTATGATGAAAATATAGTGACAAGAGAAAAATTAATTAATACTATAACAGAAACTGGATATAGTGTGATATAAAAAAGGACCTTGTTGAGGTCCTTTTTTTAATGGAGTGCTAAAGGTAAATATATAGATCTAGGATAAATTGGCCAAGGTTAATTTTCACTCAATATCTTACTAAAGCCTAACAAGAAATCAGAATATACGATTAGGTTAATGAATTTCCTATATCCATAGATTTTCCTCCTACTTTTTTTAAGAAATAAACACTGTCAAGGGTTGTAAAATTATCTCTTGCATCAAAATATCTGAGATTTTCAAGTTTTAGAAATAAAAAGATACGATGTTAAGCATCTTTTAAATGGCTTATTTGGTTCTAGTTTTAAAATATAGCCAATAAATATTAGGTAAATATTTATTGGGGGTGAAGGAATGAAAGGACAATATTTTGCAGTTATTAATCTTAAGGGTAACAGTAGGCTACTTTACGGTCTTGGAATTTTAGCTTTGCTAGTATTTTTAATGTTTTTAATTGTGTCATTTACCAATGTTTTAATTTCAGATTCCCGTGATTTTGAGCAGCTACCATACAAAGAAGTATTAAAAGAGCAATGGTATGGAGAATATAGTAGCGATAGCAAATATCCAAGGTTCTTTATTGCTGGAGGACATAATTATGATCAAAATATTTTAGCTCAACATGGAATAGACAATTTAGAGCTCGCAAGTGTTAATCATTTTAATGATATAGGTGTTTATGTAGTTGGTGCAGGTATAAGCAGAATTGATTATTTTGCTGAAGAAAGGGAGGTTTTTATTGAGGTCAAAAACGATGAACCAAATTATCAATTAGTCACTTTGGATAAATTTTTGTTAGGAGAAGGACCTATAACTTATATTTTCGTAGATAAATCTAAAGGTGATATATTAAATAGTGAAGAGGACTACATATATTCTACTCCGGTACAGTTTACTCTTCTAGAAGAGGGAAAAGACGATATAAAAGTAGATGGTTTAGAAAAATTTGTGGTTGCGGATTCTAACACTGTACCGATTTTAGCTGAGAATGATATGTATTCAAATGATTTGCACTCAGATGATCAGTTGTGTATGTACGTTTTTGGGGGAGAAGTTGTGACTATACAACAAAGGGAAAATTTAACAAGAGTTTATTTCAATGAATCAGAAGGGTATCAGATTTTTTCGGTAAAAAAAGAATATTTTCAAGAAGGTGAAAATGTAATTAAATTTATAAGGGAATCTGATTTAAGAGAATTTGATCAACATTCTTTAATACTGGAATAAAATAGCACACATTTGGATAAAATATAATAAATTATAATATATAAAAAGTTCTGAAAAAAGAAGGGATTTTAGTTTGTGGTTTAGAATGTACTAATAAAGGTGTTTAATATAAAAATGGGAGGCGATATACTTTGTCAAAAGTGGAGGTTATGGAGTTTTTGTGTTTAAGCTGTGGGTTACAAGGTATGGTGCAGCATAATAACGGCTTCAACTGCCCCAAATGTGGTGAAAGTGTAATTAGTTCCACATCAAATGATGAAACCTCCGAAGTATTTAACTAATATTGTCTTACCTTTCTAGTCCTAATGGACTAGATTTTTTTTTGTAAAAATACCTTTCAAAAAAAGGGTTTTAGACTGTGTGGGTAGAAGATACATAAAAGTGGTTTGATGTGGGTAAAAGTGGAGTGAAAGTGGTGATGATGTGTTCCTAGGCGAATTTTTTCATAACTTAGATGGAAAAGGAAGGGTTATAATTCCAGCCAAGTTTCGAGAAGGACTTGGTAGTGGGTTTATTATGACTCGAGGACTAGACAACTGTCTTTTTGTATATCCTAAAAAAGAATGGGCCCACATGGAAGAAAAGCTTAAATCACTCCCTTTTACCCAAGGAGATGCACGGGCGTTTGTAAGATTTCTTTTTTCGGGAGCTACTGAGTGTGAAATAGATAAACAAGGTAGGGTTCTTGTACCACAAACCCTAAGAAAATATGCACAGATAGAAAAAGAAGCTGTTATTATAGGTGTTTCGAACAGAGTTGAAGTTTGGAGTAAAGAAAAATGGGATGAATATAGTGAAAAAGCAGAACAATCCTTTGATCAAATTGCTGAAGAGATTGTTAAGTTTGATATTTAGGAGGAGTAACTAGTGAGTTTTGAGCATGAAACAGTTTTGCGAGATGAACTTGTAGAAAATTTAAAGATAAAAAAAGATGGAGTGTATGTAGACTGTACTTTAGGTGGTGGAGGTCATACTTACGAAATTCTAAAATGTCTTGATTCTAATGGTGTAGTTATCGGCATTGATCAAGACCAAAAAGCGATAGAATATAATTTAGCACAATTCAAAGAGTTTAAAAATAAATTTCTTCCAGTAAAAAGTAATTTTGAGTTTGTCAAAGACAAAATACAGGAATTAGGTATAGATAAGGTAGATGGCATATGTTATGACCTTGGAGTATCTTCACCTCAGCTAGACGATGGGGAAAGAGGGTTTAGTTACAATTATGACGCACCTTTAGACATGCGAATGGACAAAGCGAATTCTTTCAATGCTTTAGATGTTGTGAATAATTACCCGGAAAAAGAGTTGGCTAGCTTGATAAGAGATTATGGAGAAGAAAAATGGGCAAAGCGAATTGCTAACTTTATTATCAAAGAGAGGCCATTAGAAACAACATTTCAGTTGGTCGAAGTAATTAAAAAAGCTATACCTGCTGCTGCTAGAAGAGAGGGGCCACATCCTGCAAAAAGGACTTTTCAAGCTATAAGAATTGAAGTAAATGATGAGTTGGGTGTAATAAAAAGAGGAATAGAAAATGGTCTGAAATGTTTAAAGCCAGGTGGAAGAATGGCTGTGATAACGTTTCATTCGTTAGAAGATAGAATTGTAAAAAAAATATTTAAAAAGAAAGCCCAAGGTTGTATTTGTCCTAAAGACTTGCCTATTTGTGCTTGTCAAAACTCACCTAGTATTAGGATAATAAATAAAAAGCCAATCCTACCAAGTAATGTAGAAATACAAAAAAATCATAGGGCAAGAAGTGCAAAACTTAGGGTAGTGGAACTAATTTAGGTTGTTGTTCTAAAAGTTGAAGGGAGTGAATAAAAATGATGGTAGCTGAAAGAAAAAAGCAAGTACATAACTGGGGAAATGAATATCAAAACAATTCGACTTATACCCAAAAAGGTCGGGGGCCGATTCATCCATTTTTTAAGAATGCATTACTAATAATGATAATGGTTGGAATATCTGTTGGCGTCGTTTATAGGCATGCCAATCTTGTAGCAATGTCTAGAGAGGTTAACAGTTTAGCAGTTCAAAAAAACCAATTAGCTGATGAAAAAAATAGTTTACAAGTTGAGGTTGCTAAAGCTAGTTCACTATCTAGGGTAGAAACTGTTGCCACAGAGGAGTTGGGTTTGGTTGAGCCTCGTCCAGAAGAGTATAAAGTTGTTCGTACTTCCCCAGAACAAAGTGACTAAAAGTGAGGATGATGGTACGTGAAAGAACAACTTTCTAATGTGACCATAAGGAAAAGAGTAATGGTCACATTTGCCGTGTTTTTAACTCTATTTAGTTTTCTAATTGCTAGGTTGTTTTGGGTACAGTTTGTCCGTGGAGATTATTATTTAGAAAAAGCTGAGAACCAATGGAATCGACAATTGATTATAAGGCCGCAAAGAGGACAGATTTACGATAGAAATGGAGAGTTATTAGCTGGCAGTGCAACAGCTGAAACAATAGTAGCGATACCTTCAGAAATAGAAAATCCAAAAGAGGTATCTGAAAAATTAGCAGAAATACTAGACATGGAACAAGAGACTGTATATGAGCGTATTACAAAGCATTCGTCTGAGGTTTATGTTCAAAGGCGGGTGAGTGATGAGATTGCACAAGAAGTAAAAAGGTTAAATATGCGTGGTATAAGGACTACAATGGAAAGTAAAAGGTTTTATCCCAATGGGAAATTGGCTAGCCATGTTCTAGGATTTGCTGGAATTGATGAAGGCCTTGAGGGATTAGAACAGTATTACGAGGATGAACTAGGGGGGAAACCCGGCCACATAGTTTATGAATCTGATGTTAGAGGAAGAGAATTACCAGATGGTGTTCAACGTTACATACCACCAGAAGATGGATTAGACATGGTTACAACCATTGATAAAAATATTCAACATATAGTAGAGGCAGAGATGGCTAAGGCGATGCTAAAATATGAACCAAAGGGGATTTCTGTTATAGCGATAGATCCTAATACTGGAGAGGTATTAGCTTTAGCAAATAAGCCTGATTACAATCCTGAAAATTATGCTGAGTACCCACATGAATCGTGGAGAAATGCTTTGCTTTCTAACAGTTTTGAACCTGGGTCAACATTTAAAATAGTTACCTTAGCTGCAGGACTGGAAGAAGATATAATTACTCCTACATCGGGATTTTCCTGCTCAGGCAGCAAGCTGGTGGGTGGGAGAAGTATAAGGTGCTGGAGATCAAGGGGGCATGGGTCTCAAACTTATACAGAAGTTGCAGAAAACTCATGCAATCCAGGTCTTATGAATCTAGGATTAAAATTAGGAGAAGACAGGCTTTTTCATTATATACATGGCTTAGGTTTTGGACAAAAAACAGGAATTGATCTGCCAGGGGAAGCAACAGGTATTTTGTTTAACCCAGAAACAATGAGTCAGGTGGATCTAGCAGTTAGTTCTTTTGGTCAAGGAAATTCTGTGACTCCTATACAGCAAGTCATGGGTGTTGCTGCCGTTGCAAACGGAGGCAAGTTAATGCAGCCTCACATAGCCAAAGAATTTAAAGATGTCAATGGAAATGTTGTTCGCTCCGTTGAACCTACTGCAGTAAGAACAGCATTCTCTGAAGAAACAGCCCACGAAATGAGAGGTATATTGGCTAGTGTCGTTGAAAACGGTAGTGGTAGGTTTGCTGCAATAGAAGGATATAACATTGCAGGTAAAACAGGAACAGCTCAAAAAATTGCAGAAGATGGTGGATATAGAGATGATGCTATAATAGGTTCTTTTGTGGGGTTTGCACCAGTGGAAGACCCGCAAATAGTAATGTATGTAATGGTAGATGAACCAACTCATGGGCCACAATGGGGTTCTCAAATAGCTGCACCATTATTTAAAGATATTATGGAAGGTGTATTGGAGTACATGGAAATCCCCCCTAACTTAGAAGAAGGACAACAAGAACCGCCTGAAATGGCTGTAGTTCCTGACTTAATAAATCTGACTTTAGAGGAAGCGCGAGGAACTTTGGAGCAAGTAGGATTTAATTTGAAACATCAAGGAGAGGGTGAGTACATTATAGACCAAACTCCTAAAGCTGGCGTTGAAATTCCAATAGACAGCACTTTAGTAGTACAGACTGGGGATGAGCAATCAAAAAGGGATAGCATCGTTTCTATGCCTAACCTAATAGGTAAGTCGTTGTCTGAGGTAGAAGTAATACTAGAAATGCTTAGATTAGATATTGACGCAAAAGGAGATGGAGTGGTAATTGAGCAACGTCCTCTTCCGGGGGAAGATATAGAAGTAAACTCTACTGTGTCAGTAAACTTAGAATCACCTTAATATGTGGTATATTAAGACAGGTAAATCCTGTCTTTTTGTTCAACTTTTTTCAGCTTAACTAAATTCAAGCATTATAAGAGTAATCAATAGTTAGTAAGTCGTAAGTCCCTACTGTTTAGAATGCTTAGTAACTGGCTGTAATAGAAGCTTCACTTTAACGTTATAAACTGGAATAAAAATGCCACATAAGAGCATATTATATATTTTAAAATGTATAATATGGGGTGATGAGATGAAACTAAAAGAATTAATTTCTGACTTGCATTGTAAGGTGAAAGGTGAAGTTGAGTTAGATGTTTCTGGTATTACGAAAGATTCTAGAGAAATAAGAAAAGGGTGGATTTATGTAGCTATTGAGGGTTATGATGTAGATGGTCATCAATTTATATCTGATGCTATTAAAAGAGGGGCTATAGCGGTAGTTGTTAAATGGAACTATTTAGATAAGAGTCTTCCAATAACTACCCTCTATGTTAAGGATGGAAGAAAAGCACTAGCTAAGCTGGCTATGAAATTCTACCGATTTCCTACAGATAATTTGAGGGTGATTGGAGTTACCGGCACAAATGGTAAAACTACAGTGAGTTATTTAATTAATGAAGTGTTGGCCCAAAAAGGGTATGCCTTAGGATTTTTCGGTACAAATGGTTATAAAATTTTAGATGATACTAGACAATGTAATACCACAACCCCTGAATCTTACCAAATTCAGAGGATGGCATCAGAGGTTTTGGAGGGAGGAGGAAGTCATTTAATAATGGAAGTTTCTTCTCACTCTATAGTTACAAAAAGAATATATGGTACCAATTTTGATATAGCAGTATTTACAAATTTTAGTCAAGATCATTTAGACTTTCATAAGAATTTAGAAGAATATAAGCAAGTAAAAGGTAGATTTTTGACTTCGTTAGGAACAGGTTTTACGAAAAACAAAAAATTTAAAGTGGCAGTAATTAATGGGGATGACCCATACTCAAACTTTTTTCAAAGTGTAACCATATCTGATATAATAACTTATG
This genomic interval from Proteinivorax tanatarense contains the following:
- a CDS encoding M42 family metallopeptidase; translation: MDFEKNYIVEKLTELCNTPSVTGNTANIQRKIKKEIKDLGVEVYANEKGGLIATIPGEKESAITVSAHIDTLGAMVKEIKGNGRLAISLIGGFDFNSIETENCTIHSCKGDYTGSFVLTKGSVHVHGGDTAKQTRDKNSIEIRVDENINTKEDAEKLGIAVGDFVSFDARVFKTKSGYIKSRHLDDKAGVAIILQTIKTLKKQNITPVNTINFFISNYEEVGHGSSFIPQNTHELVAVDMGVVGDGQQGSENCVSICAKDSSGPYDLDMRKSLVKICLEKKIPYKVDIFPFYGSDASAALAAGNNIRVALIGPGVDNSHSYERTHVDGLMATYNLLYHYLTR
- a CDS encoding PHP domain-containing protein; this translates as MYTYRGNIHVHSKLSDGTRSVEDIAQIAKKAGLDFVCITDHNCFAFEKTGYYDGLLLIMGSELNKKKHHYLALGISNEIKTNCDNPQVVINEVKAQEGIGIIAHPCEKGSNVMFNGASFPWTNWDVYGYDGIEVWNFCSQWKDQTKNKREALKNLIFSPYKPITGPCKESMAIFDKVSQNRKVFAIAGTDIHSPQIGPWEILSYKQLFNALNNYVLTDKRLPKDALEAETVILDSLRKGQSYFAFEVKHLAKGFNFWISDNKDTFGIGSDLCFKKNLKAVIRLPRNLIAEIYLKKDGKTIYKAKESKAEVKVNERGIYRVEVWEGSSPWIFSNNIYVN
- a CDS encoding DUF421 domain-containing protein is translated as MPEALNVFLRAALLYSIVLLMMRLMGKREIGQLSLFDLVVAIMIAELAAIPMEDTTVPLHIGIIPIATLVGAEMLLSYITLKSEKLRKAIEGTPSIIVEEGKILGKEIERLRYSVTDLVSQLREKDISNISDVQYAILENNGELSVILKPEKRPLTPGDVGINPPAGGLPLPLILDGQIQSENLKRANKDIKWLENIVKKEGYKIEEVIYAHVDAQENTYVCRKDIEREVP
- a CDS encoding DMT family transporter, with the protein product MIKTILPLLVAAISGAAMTFQGTVNSALGKKIGVIEMSLVVHAIGLAASIIAVIFFGTMPKFTLAKTHPHYFFLGGILGVVIIVAVAFTIARTGAALGISVILIAQLVTAVILDHFGIFTLERIPIGATRVIGTILMIVGARLLVK
- a CDS encoding OsmC family protein, with product MESKVETIVKWNGDTKFEGQNSQGNTIDMNPNQQDGLRPTQLVLMAIGGCTGIDVVQMLEKMKQPLKGLSIKVDGVRREEHPKTYEIITIKYSFEGELDEKKVHRAVELSQQKYCGVSNMFVPTAKIEYILEIIK
- a CDS encoding RrF2 family transcriptional regulator; this encodes MKISAKGDYACKAVLELALKYSQGKPVQIGEIAKNQKIPLKYLEQILVVLKKGGLAKSKRGAEGGYLLAKEPQNITVADVITLTDGPFVTTPCSDDKCETYDDCCFLPIWSRLEKEIHKVLSETDFAQLCDNANKRRQLMYYI
- the cysK gene encoding cysteine synthase A translates to MIYNNINELIGKTPLVEVLDPSFHGRLILKLEFFNPGGSVKDRIALAMFEKAEQEGTITPGETTIIEATSGNTGIGLAMVAASKGYELILTMPDTMSIERRKLLKSFGANLELTEGKKGMAGAIDRAKELAEANSKSFIPSQFFNDANPEIHKETTAIEILKDTNENVDYFVAGVGTGGTITGVGQVLKEKIKNIKIIAVEPEDSPILSGGKPGPHKIQGIGAGFVPEILRKEVIDDIATVGHEESYDASRWLAKKHGVLTGISSGAVLNVAIKIARDVNNKDKTIVAIMPDNGERYLSTPLYEEV
- the lgt gene encoding prolipoprotein diacylglyceryl transferase; the protein is MDPVAFNIGPITVYWYGIIIGVGALTALFLIKTLGKKEGVDPEIFDEFLLIALPIGIIGARLYYVLFNLDAYRGDWARIFSIWEGGLAIHGGVLAGTVVAYFFAKVKKIDFWQLGDLVAPGLILAQGIGRWGNYVNQEAYGYETDLPWAMYIDGAYRHPTFLYEFIWNLIVFGILLVLRKKKLARGSIFAFYLIGYSVGRFFIEGFRTDSLMIGSIRTAQLISVILILVGLGLYYYLNKYKAKS